The Candidatus Vesicomyosocius sp. SY067_SCS001 genome includes a window with the following:
- the carA gene encoding glutamine-hydrolyzing carbamoyl-phosphate synthase small subunit yields MLQVALLALEDGKIFYGKSIGVNGITLGEVVFNTSMTGYQEILTDPSYVQQIIVLTYPHIGNTGINLVDEESDRIHVSGLIIRDLSLIASNWRADISLGAYLKRNNIVAISDIDTRALTRHLRKQGSLKGCIITGNDIDQEIAISKAKLFVGMKNIDLAKVVSTTQSYEFDQGSYSLGNAKFNELNTKFKVVVYDFGVKKTILKMLVDKGCALTVVNAQTSATKVLERNPDGVFLSNGPGDPKPCDYAIKNIQILLGKDVPLFGICLGYQLLSLAVGATTQKMKFGHHGANHPVQNLHTKQVIITSQNHGFVVSDENIPNDLEVTHRSLFDNSIQGVHVANKKAFGFQGHPEASPGPHDMSSFFDTFIREMNE; encoded by the coding sequence GTGTTACAAGTTGCTTTATTAGCATTAGAAGATGGGAAAATTTTTTATGGAAAGTCTATTGGTGTTAATGGTATAACTTTAGGTGAAGTAGTGTTTAATACTTCAATGACAGGCTATCAAGAAATTTTAACGGATCCATCATATGTACAACAGATAATCGTACTGACCTATCCACATATTGGTAATACAGGTATTAATTTAGTTGATGAAGAGTCTGATAGAATTCATGTATCTGGTTTGATTATTCGAGACTTATCTTTAATAGCGAGTAATTGGCGCGCAGATATATCTTTAGGCGCTTATTTAAAGCGTAATAATATTGTTGCTATTAGCGATATTGATACACGTGCGTTAACGCGTCATTTGCGTAAACAAGGATCACTCAAAGGTTGTATTATTACAGGTAATGATATTGACCAAGAAATAGCTATTTCTAAGGCTAAATTATTTGTTGGTATGAAAAATATAGATTTAGCAAAAGTAGTTTCAACTACTCAATCGTATGAATTTGATCAAGGTTCTTATTCGTTAGGAAATGCTAAATTTAATGAGTTAAATACCAAATTTAAAGTGGTAGTTTATGATTTTGGAGTAAAGAAAACTATTTTAAAAATGTTGGTAGATAAGGGGTGTGCATTGACTGTTGTTAATGCACAAACATCAGCGACTAAAGTATTAGAAAGAAACCCTGATGGAGTGTTTTTATCTAATGGACCAGGTGATCCTAAGCCATGTGATTATGCTATTAAGAATATTCAGATTTTATTGGGAAAAGATGTACCATTATTTGGTATTTGTTTAGGCTATCAATTATTATCCTTAGCAGTTGGCGCAACAACGCAAAAGATGAAGTTTGGTCATCATGGTGCTAATCACCCTGTTCAAAATTTACATACTAAACAAGTGATAATAACTTCTCAAAATCATGGGTTTGTAGTATCAGATGAAAATATACCCAATGATTTAGAAGTAACACATCGTTCGTTGTTTGACAATTCTATTCAAGGTGTTCATGTTGCTAATAAAAAAGCATTTGGTTTCCAAGGACACCCTGAAGCCTCGCCAGGACCACATGACATGAGTAGTTTTTTTGATACATTTATTAGGGAAATGAATGAATGA